The region gatatgaaaatactcggttttcgtcaagatatcaaaaataaaaatgtttcgttttcatgcatacggccaataccctaacattgtttttatgttttttttatataaaaaacaaatatttgaagctttgaaaatgtgttttcgcatggatttcttaaacacaacaaaaatcatttttcttgcatttctggattttacaacatgtttgtaaaactccaaagggtattggccaatattccaaaaaaatataaaaatcttattttgggggaattcatctattattcaccgctaatgtttggataaagaaatccttaaaggacgaatatccaaaatattattgggaataatttgttattattcactgttaatatttggataaagaaacccggagtggtaaatatccaaaataattttctaggaataataaatccgcgcaaatccttgaaagaagccttgattataatcaaggacatttcaatttttttttactccacggtttacgagacgaaaaaataggtttttaaagcaccctagatttcgttcatcagagcagacttatcctaggaaactgatgggattagtgaacatcaacaccataacatttataaggcaaatcaaacaccaagcagcttaccttaggtagggcgtactaggggtgctaaaaccttccctttacgcaaccagtcccttgccttagaatctctgaaagaccagttaggtttcctagtgaccataatactaggtggcgactccctttttcacaacagaaagaccccaacattCAATCCCTCGCTACGAAGGAtgggtcgccgcgacgtcgagctctcgggagggtgcgacaacttcgaaacttttgtttttatagtatGGTCTAGTTCTTGgattaagagaaaagaaaaactgaatACACAAGCAGTTACTGTTTCTCCGCACTTGTTTTCTTACTTGGTCATGAAGAAATAACCAAATATGTTGGTTCTGAACAGCCTCACAAGCCATTCCTCGGTAATCTCTTCTACCAAGTTGGTATAATGCTGTACGCCAGCGTTGTTGACCAAAATATCAATCCGCCCATATTTACTCGCAACTTGTTCGACAACCCTCTTGCAATCTTCTTCTGATGAAACATCAGTAGCTATGGCAATTGGATCCTCTGCATCGCTTGACTTAGCCTTCAGTAGCATCTTTAGGGTGTCATCCTTGTCTCTGTCCTCAATGCCTTGTACATATGTAAAGGCCACAGTTGCACCCTCTAATGCAAAATGGTAGCATACAGATCTTCCTATCCCCGAATCCCCTCCAGTCACCAGAGCTACCTTTCCCTGAGACGTAGTATCAGACATGTATAGTTGCTTCAgtaccattatatatatatatatatatatatatatatatatatatatatatatatttattgagcTAATGAAGAGAAACACCcacatatataaattataaatatatgtaAGTGTGTGTGCTTGATATATATCtaagaaaattaagagaaaaggagaagcaaaataacaaattaagcACGTACGTTGAGTTTTTCGGAAGGCTTGTAGTCAGGGTTTATGGCTAGCGGGAGTGGGCACATGACATATTCTTTACCTGGTTGCTGAGGCTGAGTCTGTGGTGGAAACTGAGGTTTTCTTTGTTCTTCCATTGTTTGTTTGAAACTGTGTAAATTCTAGTAATTAAAACCAAGGTGGGCTTTGCTAATTGCTATTGCTTGCATGGAGATGGAGAGCTTGATCCCTGGAGGCTCTCCCTTTATAAGGAAAATATTACTTGCAGTAGAAGGTTAACACATGTGCGTGAATTAATTGAAGGCCCTGCTAAATCTGTCAAGTGTCAAAAACCATTCAATCACCGATTGATTCATCggttcaaaacttcaaattaagATAAACGATTTCGAACACGTAAGAGTGGAAAGGGACTAGTGCACGTGGATGCCAAGGAAGAAAGGCACCCAAGATGTGCGCGTGGAAAATATTAGATGTTGTGGCAGTGCACCATATTCTCGCATGGACTCTCGTGAATTAATTGAAGGTGCTGCTGAATCTGCCAGGTGTCAAATGCATTTTGCAATTCACTAATTGATGAGTTCCAGTGGTTCACGTTACCACTGTTCTCATCTTGGGGACTGGTTGAGTAAGAAGCAAAATTACACAAAACCACGTCATCTACCGATTGATTGGCCggttaaaattaagaaaaacaatttcgAATACGTTAGAGTGGAAAAGGACTGGTGGATGTGGATGCCACCACAGCAGGGGCATAAGTGCAATTTTTCCGCCGTAAGGGAGACAAGATGGTGAAACCGAAAATGTTGACTTTTAGGTTTGTGCCCTTGTTGCTGACGGGTTCATGAGATTGGGATAGAGAAAGATTCACAGCTGGAATTCTAATTGGGTCGATCACAGCCATAGGGGCTAACGCGAGTAAGATTTTTAGTGGGCAAAACTCAAAAGCTGGCCCAAATCAAATAATCGAAgctgttttatttttgtgttttaatagtatttttttaaaaaataaaattattattaaaattatttttttaacaagtttgttgtatgattattttttaaaatattttttcttagaaatatatcaaaataatatatattttttaattttttaaaatttatttttaatattaacctatcaaaacaatctaaaattataaaaatacaataattttttaaaaaaatgtttttaaaatatgaaaataaataaacggTTAAACCAGCCACAACCACCAATTACCACCGAACCCACCGTCCTTCTATTAGATGCCAGTTACTAATTAGAGGGACAACTCAACGAATTTAGACTTAATATAAACAGTGATTATGAGATGAACGATTTGTAATCCTAAGATTGTTAATTATTGTATGGCAATTGTTTTTGGTCTTTCTATGTCTAGTCCATATATGAGGAGTAAAACTGTATGTAAGAgactttgaaaaaagaaaaaaacaatttctcctTCGGTCCTGATCGTTTTCAAGATCAACCGttcaaaaacacacaaaatagTGTCTAAAACATAAGGATCCATTTTTAATTTCCtaatttcataaacaaaaaaactcgaACTTGAGATCTGAAATCCAAAACCCATAACATGATTGTTATGGTGGTCGTAACTGAGGAGGTGATGGTGGAGGAAATCAGGCGGAGGAGAAGAGTGTAACCAGTACTTGTTACGGATTCGGTGGTTTTTAATTGGGCCAATTTCTTCGGGTGTTGATGATTTTGATGGTGTTTTTCAATATTGTGAATGGGTTGAAGGAATGGGACAGAAAGAAGTGAAGAATACTGGATAGGAAGATCATATTCTTAATTCTTTTACCTTTTGTTGAGTTTCAAGGGGAGGACAAATCTTAAGCGCGCTCGTTTTTTAAACTAGTTACAAATTAACTATAAGGCAGctggttttgatattttatttatttattggatatAAACTTTgagaataatatttatgaatatttattaaaaaaataatatattaaattatgtaTGAGATGCTCTTTCAAAATTCATCAAAGAGTGAATTTACCCTAACCAGTGTCAATATAATTTTGCCCTAACCATAAAAATGATTAAGCCTACAATTAAGGATAGAAATgtcttttttatatgatatatttGTCATTACAAAATTTATTGGGGATAAAATAATCTGAATATTTTCAGTGTAATaactattttacccttaaaaatAACTACAAATGATCTTTTGATGAGGAGCTACCATAAAAATAAAGGCTATTTATAGTTGACTCTATGACACATGTTTTTGttatatagttttattcaactttgatttttttactatgttatccttttaaaattattttttgattcatCAAGTGCTTCCAAACtaacttaggttttttttttttacgttgtgttttttttttgttaaattcatctttaatatcatattattaaatcttcaactttatattttttttttcagatcacgttttaattaatttaactcaaATTATCTCGCGTGACCTGACGTAAAGCTTAACACTACGTACCTATCTAGTCTCCTTTTATAAGGTGAGAGCATAATGGAATACAAGGATTCATTCTTATGCTTTCCAATCCTTTCGAATTGGTGTCTATTTTTTTCCCGATTGAGTTTTTTTGTCTCTTCGTCCATCTAATCATCCTTTTTCCTCTCAATCTTCATGCAATCCTGAAAATTTTCGAACCAGAACAATGGCTTTATAGTCTTCAGTTTTTGTACTTCTTACCAGAAGCGTGTACATTAAGACGCTCGTTTTTTGACGAGAAAAGCTGTCAGATGTTTAATTAATCTAAGTGCCTATCAAAATTCCCAAGGTTAGTGAGACGAGCCACATTGATAATTTCAACCAATGATGCACCTCCTGCGGAATAATCCTCCTAAAAAATCATACAATCTTAGAAATGCAGTGTTTTTTCATTACAAAATATGGACACCAAAATCTCATCAAAATTTCTGACAACATTCTCCTACTGGCCATTGATACAAACCAAAGCTAAAAACTGGTGAAATATAACCAATTTACACCATTGTTCTAAGCAACGCTGATGTTCGCTACCTGTTCCATTCATAATCTCCCCCATATCTTGGACTGGCATTGTTTCCACGGCTACTGTCATCTGGTTTTATGGAATTTGCATAGGCATGCCAGCCCAGGAGGTATGGCAAGATATACTGCAAGAGACATGAAGTACATCAGAAACAACATGATTGGAAgaatgaataaaacaaaatgttcACTCCATAAAAACCCAATTTTGTACTTTTGATCAGGAATTTACTCGTTCCCTTATTTAACATCTGGTTAAATTCCATGaagcaaattctttttttaaggatttacTATTTGTTAGACAAGATTCAGATGCATTTGGTGTTGATAATATACCAGCCATCATGTTCTCTATTTTACACTGGACACACCTTAATTCATTTCACAAACTATccactaaattctcaaccaggtCCCTAAACTATGAATTTTCTCAATTTGATCTCCAAACTATAAGATATTTCTCAATTGAGTCCCCACATCCATGTCTGTTTAATGTATTCTTACTCGCATATACCATGCAATAAAAACAACACAATTTTAGGATAATTTGACATTTTCTGGAAACAAAATGGGAAGATTTAAAACAATAGACCCAAGTACATAATAATTTGGACacccaattaaaaaacactttagttTGGAACTATATTTGAAATCAGTTTCACATATGGGGACTATTTTGAGGGTTACCCTTTTACATTTTGTAAATCGTCTTGCTACTCTACGGACCCTCCAGAGGCTACTAGATAGCAAAATTCAGAATGTTGGGCAGGTGGAACAGCTAATTCTATCATATTAATTCAGCACGATCCCTCAATTTTCTGATGCTTGCAactgagtgtgtgtgtgtgtgtgtgtgagagagagagagagagagagagagagagagagagatggcatACATTAAAAGCAGAGGTGAGGACAGTGTACTCTGCCTTGGTGACTGGAATGTATATGTTCTCATCTATATTCAAAACTTTGTTTTGAACACCTGCACAAGAACGAGAACCATGACAATGTTGGATTAATTTGCCTTCAAAATGTCAATGAGCCACTATCAGGGTGGTGAACAAGCAAGAACTTGGATGAACAAAGATCTAATCTCAATATGACAAGTCCTCTGGATGTGAACCAAGAATTGCTCGATTATATCCACATAAATCATGCTTTTGAATTCAGTACCAAGAGTTCAAGGGAAAGAGAATTACTGAGGTTAAAGAAGTGACCAGAACCATCTGGAAGTGGTTCTACCTTCAACAACTTCCTGACCTTACCTTCATCACTGCAAATATCAACAGTTTTGTTACATTTTACAAGCTCGTTAAAACACTAAGGCTATAACTTGCAAGAATCCATGTTTTCCATGGTAAAAAACAAGCATCCCTGCAATCTATACTGAGCCGAATGATAAATGCACATGTATCAATAGGCAAACAAGATGGAAACATGGCAATTATGTGGCTCAATACAGTTCTTAAGGGACATAAAACCAGTCTTGAATTCTGAGTATCTTATAGCATCATGACATACTACAGCTTTCAGTTACAGTCAAATATGAGAGTAGAAACATACATTGTATACTGTTAGTTGGAGTTCGATGCAATTAGAAAAGACGAAATTATCGCTCATCAAGTCTAATCACCTGATGACCGCAGGAAGATggaatcacaaaaaataaattttcatttattctTCGTTGACAAACTCATTTCAGATTGCAACAGATGAAGTGGAGTCATATATATTCAAGACAATGAGAACAAAAGGCATTAAAGTAGGACTGGCCAGCTGTTTAGGGCTATATAATCCGTATCAGCAATCATTGTGAGAACACAAGATTACAGAGAAGAAATTAGAATGCAGTAAGAGCACGCAAAATGTTTAACTCTTGTCCACATGAAAAACAAGAGAGTACCTTTTTCCCTTATTAGGGTCATGGAAAAATTCACATGAACCTTTTGCGTCAAGGCTTACAAGATGCCCAATTTCTGTCACTGACAACGAAAATACCTACAAGATGCCCACTTTCTGTCACCCACATTGAAAATTCATcataaatcaaacattaaaggatAATTGTGATGGAGGAAACATGTCAAACACAggaatactttttattttctctcaatcATATCAAAGGCCTGCTTTTTATGCTTGAGAGTTTAGCACGTGTCTACCAAATGTGGTTAAGGGCCTAAGGTCCTGCTTTCTCACGTACACACACATTTAAGAAATTTAGGCGCCGTTTGAGAACTTgcatttcacaaaaaaatgatttttttaaaaaattattgttgttgttgtttttggattgttttgatgttaaaaattatttttaaaaaataaaataaaaattattttaataaatttccgagaaaaaaaactaactgtAAAACATTCTCAATCAAACACCATGATCGGCAATGAACGGAATAAACCTGATCTGAAGTaggaagattttttatttttttgagaattaaGTGGTCAAATATGCCAAGGAAAACTATTGGAAAATTGAAACGGTAATTTCATTCGGGAACAGGCTTAGGTTAATTGTAGGTTACCTGCTTTCTGGTCCAGTCATATTGACGAACAGAAGCTGCAGGAGCAAACTGCAATAGCACGAAGCCTTCCTTGACTAGTTTATATGCCCCTGACTgccatatattaattttaaaacataaagagaagagaaaaaggaaagaaagaaagaaagaaagaaaacgaaAGTTTGAGGAGAAGAGCAGCGGGCTTACATCTAATGGGGAAAACTCTGGGGACCGAGGCTCTACAGTAAGAGCAGCCTTCCCTTTGTATATCGAATGGCCCACGAAAACCTTAGGCGGTGATTCTCCAactgtatgtatgtatgtatgtatagcaataatagtgataaataaattataaaccttAATGGCGATTCCAATCCAACTAATCAAAAGTGAAATACGGATAATAAAAACTACCTGGAGGAGAAGAGGAAGGAGAGGAGCGTGGGGAAGTTGTGAAGGTCTTGTGCTGCTGGTCGTAGTACTGGCACTTCACTCCcaaagttttcttcttctcggTGCTTGAAGTTTTACTGTTCAATGAGATACTTTTTGGTGAGCAGAGACTGTTATACTGGGGAAGCCATAGTTTAGGGTTTTGAGGGGAACTACTCACCCGGCTCGCACTGTTTAGCTGCAACATTTTCCctctttcttcccttttctttgcTGAGCCAGAGACAGAGGGAGGAGGGACTGGATAGATCAAGTATACTAACAGATTGGTTGATACTCCCATCCATGGGCCATGAGCCCATTCCCATCCCATCAAAACGCAGTTTTTCTCGTCGTTTTATTGAATGCCATCATGCACTGTTCTTTTgacacgttttttttttaatgtatctcATAGTAACCTAACCACACATGACCCAGACAAGTTTCCCCCCCTTCATCTATTGTTTCTTGTTCGATGATTTACTGTAAGTCTTAATGTTGTTCAGATGAGATAAAGGTCATCACTCACcaacatgtgtttttttttaaaccgtgAGTGTCTAAAATAACTTATAtatacttttattaatttttcaaaattctaaaattaaatattatataattttaataattataaaatttatgatactCAAACTAATAACccttaaaaactaaaacctaacaGGTTAAAGATTAAgatattcttgtttttaaacattaaagtgataacataaaaaataaaatatcggTTTATAAATCAACTTGATTAaccaattttaaattcaattcacaaaaactttattttttttaaaaaatccatgatCTTAagcctttatatttttaaaatcaacaattaacacaaattaatataaattatattaaatgataaggaaaaaatatataatatacatTTACATGTTGAGCGTGGATGGTAATAGTTGCAGTACAACAGAGAGCTTCCTCGCCCGAGTTGCAGGGAACAAGGTTACACTCATGTTCTGAGTGTGGAATTAACAAATgtagattaatattaaaatattgttactgttatatataatattttttttgatttttttaagtatttatattaaaaaatataaaaaatattaatttattgtcaTTTCaatgcaaatatatttttaaaaaacataaaaaaataaaagttatcaaattctcgaataaatattaaaaacacgAATAAAATTGGAGAGATGAAATGGTGACTGCACCTTGTCCCTCTTTCTTGGTTGCACTCGTGCATAAAATTAACCCTGCAGATGCAACTATACACCCGAGTAGTTTCTATACATAGTCTGGACAAAAAGTTACCTGCTTCCATGGATGGTTAATTTTTAGACAAagtatgtgtttggtattgtggtagtggttgtggttgtggtttgaaaaaaatagttttataaaaagtatttttaattgaggttggtttgaaaaaataggtgtttggttaaaactgtggttgaaattgaggttgaaaaaaaatagtttaatatgtttgggtaagaatacttttgaaattgaggttataaaataattttaaaaaatatatattaatattgatagttttaaatttaaatattgtagaattaattactcatattaaattatgaaataagtaatactttatataaaatattttttattattccattaaactatttaataatacaattaaataaaatattatcatgtataaaattgatattacagtgcgagtaaatttaatttactctaTACTAATTTTTCGGTAAAAATATTTGTTCATATCACAgtgcaaataaatttaatctactttaaactatttttttaaaaaaaaatattaataaaattaatacacactaaaaaaaaattgttttaacagtgcaagtgaattgcactgttcacgtgaacaatgcaattctcctgcactgttcacttgaacagtgtacCGTGTACACTGTGCatgctaattgcactgttcactgttcagtgaacagtgcaattagcatGCACAATGAATGAAAAGCATGATTTTCctgcttttcatttttaatatttcagcCGCAAAAAACACGTGGGACTCAGGCACagtaaatcaagttttttcatTACCAAACAGCTGCCAActgcgttttaattaaaacgcagCCGCGGTCGCGTAAACAAACGGACCCAAACTCATAAAAGTCCCCAACCTTCAAGATTAGTTTAGTTTAAGTCCCCACACTATTTTTTCCTCTCAACCAGGTTCTCAtcttatcaattaatttttaaacacattCTTCCATTATTTTTAGTCAACAAAACTATCAAGTAATTACAAAAAGTTAAGATGATTTTTctctttccataaaaaaataaaattctctaacatccttgatttttttattttattaatatggttGTTCGGGTTAACttacgcgtacctcgactaattctatGGACCCTTGATTTTAATAGCACATGTTGTAGACGAGGCTAtataaagaaatacaaaatatttatattttttttttcatggtctaTTCAATATGATGTGAGAGGTTTTAGTAAATTCATGgttttccaataaaaataaagagaatttttCAGACtagaccggtcctccaacttttaccttaaacggtaaatgtacgggtagatgctccattgagtcaaaaaatgatggagggaatatcatctcaagtttgcatattgtctccacaatattcgtttcaagcctctcaatgtgatcaacattcaacttgctgaagcatatatctctgaaaaaatgactgatctctgttagtgcatcccatatcctcTTTTGCAACAAATCaggaaaagctaatgggatgagtgtttgcataaacacatggcagtcatgactcttcattccatataatctgcattcctcggTATTAACCAGctttgatatgttcgaggcatgtccatctggaaaacacagactcttaaaccatttgtagactagtagttgtgtatttttctctaacacgaagcttgctcttggttttgcgacccgtgacctaATCGAGATAAAATCAGGGATCTAATTGAGATTACCCCAGTAGGATGGGGACTTGTTTCATTTTGgaggtttgcttttttttttt is a window of Populus nigra chromosome 10, ddPopNigr1.1, whole genome shotgun sequence DNA encoding:
- the LOC133704335 gene encoding glucose and ribitol dehydrogenase-like, whose amino-acid sequence is MEEQRKPQFPPQTQPQQPGKEYVMCPLPLAINPDYKPSEKLNGKVALVTGGDSGIGRSVCYHFALEGATVAFTYVQGIEDRDKDDTLKMLLKAKSSDAEDPIAIATDVSSEEDCKRVVEQVASKYGRIDILVNNAGVQHYTNLVEEITEEWLVRLFRTNIFGYFFMTK
- the LOC133704714 gene encoding single-stranded DNA-binding protein WHY1, chloroplastic-like, translated to MGWEWAHGPWMGVSTNLLVYLIYPVPPPSVSGSAKKREERGKMLQLNSASRVSSSPQNPKLWLPQYNSLCSPKSISLNSKTSSTEKKKTLGVKCQYYDQQHKTFTTSPRSSPSSSPPVGESPPKVFVGHSIYKGKAALTVEPRSPEFSPLDSGAYKLVKEGFVLLQFAPAASVRQYDWTRKQVFSLSVTEIGHLVSLDAKGSCEFFHDPNKGKSDEGKVRKLLKVEPLPDGSGHFFNLSVQNKVLNIDENIYIPVTKAEYTVLTSAFNYILPYLLGWHAYANSIKPDDSSRGNNASPRYGGDYEWNR